Below is a window of Paraburkholderia azotifigens DNA.
TGCTTTCGAAACTTCCGAAGCACCTGATGTTCGCGGCGTACAGGAAAGTGGCGCCAGTCCAGTTGCTCAGTTTCAGTGAAATCAGCGTATCGGCACAGGTGCTTCATCGTGCGCCTTACTGTCTCATCATCAACTGTGCCAGAGGCAGCTCTATCCAAGGCCCAAGCGTTCACCTCATCCCATCCGCTGTGGTTCTCCCAATAGATTTGCGGCAAGCGTTCGATAGGCGCCTTGTCCGTCTGTTTTGTCCAAACCAGCTCGCCGTTTTCGCTGAGCGAAGCCTCATAGAAGTCGTAATGGATGTAGTCGAGCCGCGCCATCGTCAACTCCGTACCCAGCGGTCGAGACAGTCCGCTGAACGCCTGCAAGTAGGGAGCATTGGTGAGCCGAATTCGCTCGCGGGAGCTGCGGCGGAGTGGGCGTGCGCGGACACCCGAGTCGGAGTCTGGCCGACCGAACGAGCGAACTCGGTCAAATCGACGGGTTTCGACTCGCGGCGCTTCGCGATTGGCCTGCTCGGTTCGAAATAGCGGGAAAGGGATGCCAGTAATCGGCGACGCCGACACGTTGGTCTGATAGGCAACGGACAAGCAGGATTCGGTATGTCCCTATTTGCGTTGTGTGGCCGCGCGCTCAACGGAGCAAGGCCAATTTTCAGCCCGTGAACCCAACCTTTCAGCTCGTAAGTCATCGCAACCTCGCTAACGTACCCTCTCATAAATAGGCGAGGTCGCCGGCCCTCTTCGGCCAGTTACGTTAGGCTGCGATTTCAGTCGTGGGCGTTGCGCCCAGAGCCCAATCTAGCAAAAGTATCGACGTCATTCAAGTGAAGCGCTCTCGGCGCCCGGCCGCCGCCTGGTGGCGGCGATGCAATCGTCAAGCATCCACCTGCAGGGGCTCGGAGCAGAGAGCCGCACCGCGGCCAGCAACTACTTGCGCTTCGCGGGATTGCCAGATATACGGTTGTGCAAGCGACGACCGAGGTCATTCGGACGGCATGAAACAGTGCGCAATCCGGACGATGCTTGACCAAGCTGGCTCCGCAAGCTCTCAACGGTCAGTCCAATGCATTAAAATCGCGCAACGCATACCGGGGAATGGCCAAAATGACAAGCGATGCGACGGTGAAGCCCGTCTTGAGATGGGCGGGCAGCAAGCGTCAGATACTTCCAAAGTTAACTGGCCTCGCGCCACAAGTGTCGGGCCGCTATATCGAGCCGTTCTGTGGCTCCGCCTGCCTTTTTCTTGCGCTCAATCCGTCTCGGGCTCTGCTCGGCGATGTGAACCCCCATCTGGTTGCGGCGTACAGCGCGCTGAAGGAAGCGCCAGACGCTGTCGCGTCTCGCTTAGGCGAATGGCAAGCCGATAAAGAAACCTACCTCCGCCTTCGCGCGTTGCCGACGGGTGCAGACGCGGCGTTTGATGCGGCCAAGTTTCTTTACCTGAACCGTTACTGCTTCAACGGGGTATACCGTGAAAATCGCCAGGGTCAGTTCAACGTTCCCTATGGCGGTTATCGCACCGGTCCACTGCCGGGTGTCAAGGAACTGCGTCAGTTCTCAGCGCGCTTGCAGAGCGCGGAACTGTACTGCGGTGATTTTGTGCATGCAGTCCGAGGCGCGGGCCGGAACGATTTCATCTATCTGGACCCCCCGTACTACTACGGCAGCGTACGAAACCGCGGCGAATACGGCTGGAACGCGTTCTCGGATGCCGATGTCGAGCGCTTGATTGAAGAGGTCCGGGCTGCGGACGAACGCGGCGTCAGAATTTTGATTTCCTATAACCAGGCGCATACGTTGCGAAAAGCACTGCCCGGTTGGTACCTGACGTACGCTCCCGTTCGAAGGAGTGTCGCGGGCTTCTCCAAGGGGCGGAAGTCGGTGCGTGAGTACCAGCTCCGGAACTACGAGTAGGTGCCGGCGGATGACCCAGGAGCACATTACTTTTGCGGTCTTAAGTGACCTGCACGCCGCGCCGAAAAGCAGCGACCCCAAGGGTACAGAAGTCAAGCTGTACTCTGACGGCGATAGTTTCAGCCTGCACGACAATCCTATGTCGTCTCTTTACGAACTCATCAAGCATGAGAGCCTGACAGCTGATTTTGTCGTCTGTCCTGGCGACATGACAAATCGCGCCGACGCCGGCGCGTTGAAGTTCGTGTGGGAGCAACTGCACGGGTTGAAAGAAAAGCTCAGTGCTCGGGAAGTGATTGCCACGGTAGGCAATCATGATGTGGATTCGCGAGTCCACATAGACGGGGCATTTCCCCGTGAGGCTCTGATGCGTTTGCTTCCGCGGTTTCCCATCGCTGACGATGCGCTCGCCGACCACTATTGGGCTCACGGTTATTTCCTGACGACCATTGGTCAAGTCCGCTTTCTGGTGCTGAACTCCTCGTGGCTGCATGAGCATCGCGACCAACTCGAGCACGGCGCAGTTACCGGCTATACCCTTGAGAAGTTACGCCGAGACCTGGCGTCGTCTGGTGCGGCAGAGTTCAACATCGCAGTGTGTCATCATCATCCACATGTGCACAGCGAACTCGACCTTGGTGGTGACATCATGTTCAACGGGCAAAAGCTGCTCGACGCTCTGTCAAGCAACGGGGCGTGGCTGGTGATTCATGGTCACAAACACCATCCAAAGATAGAGCTTGCTCAGGGCGAGTTCCAGCAACCCGTAGTGCTCGCATGTGGAAGCTTCTCGGGGCGACTCGAAGGCGCGAACGCCACCGTATCGCGAAACTACTTTCATTTGGTGCAGGTGGAACGGTTCGGCATTGACGCCGAATTGCGTGGGGTCGTCAACTCGTGGAATTGGATTCACGGGTACGGTTGGACCAACTACGGTACCGCGAATGCAACCTTCCCAAGTCGATTAGGATTTGGATTTGAAGGCAATTTACAGCAGCTGGCTCGGGACATTGTTGACGCGATGGGCTCTCAGCAACTGATGAAGTGGGACCAGATGCTGAAGCTGCAGCCTGATTTGGCACATCTCACGCCGCGTAAATTCAAGGCCCTTAGTAGCACCCTTGACGCCAAACACAACATCATCATTTCGTGCGATAGCACAGGTCTGCCGTTCGAATTCGGTGTGAGGGTAACATGACCAGAATAGAACGCATGTCGCTATCAATCAGTGCAGAAGCCTTCAATGCGAAATACCTCGGGCCGGCCGAGGTTGCCAACGGCTTCGTCTATTCAACACATTTCGAGAAGCTTGCCGGAGACTATCACGCGGTTCTAATTGGTCCGCGTGGTAGCGGCAAAACCACGCTGCTGAAAATGCTTCAGCCAAGCGCGCTTGGGGCTTGGACGGGCCAGAAGGCAGATGCCTTTAGAGCAGCGGTGAAGTACAGCGGCGTCTTTATTGCGTCAGACATCAGTTGGTCGAAGCAGCTTAACTCTCTCGGATACGGAAAGTTGAGCGGGCCGAATCATCGAACATTGGTGCTGGCGTGCTTCACTACGCACGTTATCCACGCTGTGCTGGAAACGATGGCCGCACGCGCGAACTCTGAGTATGCCTATCGCGCGGTCGCTCTTTCCAGTGGGCAAGAGGCGTCGTTAGCTCGTGAGTTGTCTGTCGCACTTAGAGTAAAACCTGAAATCCCTAGCCTGCTTGCTGTCCGGCAGGCACTGAGGAATCGGCTATCGGATATTCGCATCCTCGCGAATGCCTGTAGTCTGCTTGCGGACGAAGAATGCTCCTCGAAGCTAGCGTCTTTGGACTTTCTGCATCTCGACTTCCTCGACATTTGCTCGAATATCTGCGCGACGTTCAATGAGGTTGTGGGAGAAAGCGGGGCGCGATGGAGCCTACTGTTTGATGAGCTTGAGACAGCACCAGATTGGATAGTCGACCAGTTGTTCTCTGCACTTCGCACATCGGACCCACGGCTTTATCTGAAATTGGCAATCAGCCCCGTGTCAGGAACGGCATATCGAGCACTATTCAAGCAAGATGGCGCGTCGCTAGGACACGACTATCAACAAATACGTCTGTGGTACACGGACCGCGCGGAGTCGAAGACTTTTTGCAGGGCGCTATGGGCTTCGTTGACTCAAAGGCATGGGCTAAAAATCACGGCTGAGGAGGCATTGGGGCGGTCGGTATTCGAGCCCAAGGACAATCGTGGTGTGCGTCGTCGTAGTCCGTATAGCCCTGGAGAGCCTTGGCATAAGGTCTTTACATCTCTCGAAAGGAAGGACCGTTCGTTCGCTGGATTTCTGAAGCAGAAGAACATTGACTTATCTGCCGCTGAAATCATGTGGGCGAACAAAAGAGACAGTGTTCTTCGGAAAGCCGCACCTGTTGCAGCAGTTCGCGACTTCTTCTTGCACGAATCAAAAAAGGGGGATGTCGCGGCGCGGCAGCGCAAGACGTTGGAGCTCTACGCGGGCGCAGAGTCGATTTTCGCCGTCACTGAAGGCAATCCACGTTGGTTTATCGGCCTTACCTCGCCGCTCATAAACTTCCTTGTAAAAACGGGAGAACGCAAAGTTCCCAACTCGGAGCAGGCAAAAGAGATTGACGCTGCCGCTGACCGGCTCATTGCACTTCTAAAAACCATTCCTGTCGAGCACGCTGATAATCTCGATAACGACTTGCCGCTCGACACGCTCTTGGAGGAGATAGGCGCGCGGTTGCACGAGGAACTGGTAGATAGGAATTTTGGCATTGACCCAGCGCAAAGCTTCATAGTTGACGAAGGCGTGTCGGCGAGAACGCAGGCATTGCTGGCATCCGCGGTTAATCGCGGAGCAGTCATGCTCGTCGACGAATCATCTTCCAAAGCGATTGTCGGCGAGATGCTGAATGCGAACCTACGTTTGAGCTTCTTGCTTGCGGCGAAGTATGGTCTGCTTCTTCGGAAAGGAAAAACGGTGCGCCTCTCCAATCTCTTGCCGGCCCGCGACAGTCAGCCGAGGAGTCAGGAGAACAGGCCTTCGCAACTCTCGTTGGATATGGATTGATATGCTCAAGCTAACTTCGATTCGTAATGTCGAGAGCGTGCCTTCGGAAAACATTGACGTTTTCATCGCAGCCTGCGGATACGAGGGACGTGCAATCGCGGCGTCTAAAAAGTTTCATCAGGTAGCCCGAAGGAAGCTCGCCATCGGATTTGCATCCCAACGCGAGCTAGAATACAACGCGAACAAGGCATGGTTCGAGAGTGCGGGTTTCGACTTGGTTGAAGTCGATGACGACAAGTTTCGAGACACGCTCAACCAATACCTATCCCAGTGCTCTCCGGAACGTTGTGTATGGAACGTGGAAATCGATATTTCCTGCTTCAATCGGTTCCGTATGGCTCATCTCGTCGACGCGTTGCGTAAATTGCCAGCAACTGAGATAGCTGTAACGTTTCGCTACTCGATTGCTGAATTCACACCTCCCGCCATAGATTCAGCTCCTACCGTTACAGTGGCACCCGTGATACCGCAGTTTGCCGGATGGACAACTAGGCCTGACCGACCGCCGGCGGCTATCGTAGGACTCGGGTATGAGCCGAACAAGGCTATTGGGATAGTGGACCACTTGGAAATCAACAATGCGACGTGGGCCTATTATCCACTTGGTCCAATTCCAGAGTATTACCAAAGAGTTCTGGAGGCCAATCGCTCGCTGCTCGACATCATCCAGTCAGATGGAAGATGCCAGCCCTACGACCTGAACGAGCCCGCTCAGTTGTTCAGCGAGATTAACTCCCTTGTGGATATGTTGAAGCCGCACTTTAACGCTGTCTTAATTCCGTTTGGTCCGAAATTGTTTGCGCTCGTGACCCTATTGGTCGCGAGTGTTCACGATGACGTCGGCGTTTGGAGGGTGAGCAGCGGGTCCCTTGAGGAGCCTGTAAATCGCAAAGCATCAGGGCACGTTGTGTCCGTCTCAGTCAATTTCCGCACTAAAGATTAGCAGGCTATGCCTATCTCACAACAGAAGCTGATAAAGCTCGAAGTCGCTGAACTGAAGAACCTGAGGGACGTTGAACTGAGTTTCGGCGAGACATCCTTAACCGCTATCATGGGAGCCAATGGCTGC
It encodes the following:
- a CDS encoding metallophosphoesterase family protein, giving the protein MTQEHITFAVLSDLHAAPKSSDPKGTEVKLYSDGDSFSLHDNPMSSLYELIKHESLTADFVVCPGDMTNRADAGALKFVWEQLHGLKEKLSAREVIATVGNHDVDSRVHIDGAFPREALMRLLPRFPIADDALADHYWAHGYFLTTIGQVRFLVLNSSWLHEHRDQLEHGAVTGYTLEKLRRDLASSGAAEFNIAVCHHHPHVHSELDLGGDIMFNGQKLLDALSSNGAWLVIHGHKHHPKIELAQGEFQQPVVLACGSFSGRLEGANATVSRNYFHLVQVERFGIDAELRGVVNSWNWIHGYGWTNYGTANATFPSRLGFGFEGNLQQLARDIVDAMGSQQLMKWDQMLKLQPDLAHLTPRKFKALSSTLDAKHNIIISCDSTGLPFEFGVRVT
- a CDS encoding DNA adenine methylase; amino-acid sequence: MTKLAPQALNGQSNALKSRNAYRGMAKMTSDATVKPVLRWAGSKRQILPKLTGLAPQVSGRYIEPFCGSACLFLALNPSRALLGDVNPHLVAAYSALKEAPDAVASRLGEWQADKETYLRLRALPTGADAAFDAAKFLYLNRYCFNGVYRENRQGQFNVPYGGYRTGPLPGVKELRQFSARLQSAELYCGDFVHAVRGAGRNDFIYLDPPYYYGSVRNRGEYGWNAFSDADVERLIEEVRAADERGVRILISYNQAHTLRKALPGWYLTYAPVRRSVAGFSKGRKSVREYQLRNYE